The following DNA comes from Amycolatopsis solani.
GCGTGGTGCTGATGCGCCGCGGCCGGATCGTCGCCGACGGCAGCGTCGCCGAGGTCCGCGCGCTGGCCGGCGGCCGCACCGTGCGCGCCGCCGTCCCGGGCGCCACCGAGGCGCTGATCGCCGCGCTGCCCGGCGTCAAGGAGTTCGAGCTGCGCGGCGACCGCGTCGCGATCTCCAGCGCCGACTCCGACGAGACGCTCTGGGCGCTCAAGGCCGCCGTCCCGGCCGTGCACGACGTCGAAATCAGCGCCGTCGGCCTCGAAGGCGCCTTCCTTTCCCTGACCGCCGACGAGACCGCGGAGCCCGTCCGATGAACGCCGCCTACCTGCTCACCGAGATCCGCCGCAACTTCCGGGCGCCGCGCTTCCTGATCTTCGTCGTCGCGTTTCCGGTGCTGATGTTCCTGTTGCAGGCCAACGTCTTCACGAAGGCGGACGCGCCGGACCACGCCGCGGTCGCCGCCGTGATCATGATCAACATGATGACGTTCGGGACGTTCGCCGCCGCGACGAACAGCGGAGCCCGGCTCGCGCTCGAACGCGCTGCCGGCTGGCAGCGCCAATTGCGCCTGACGCCGCTGACCGGCTCTGGTTACCTGGCGGGCAAGGGCGTCTCCGGGATGCTCGTGGGGCTGCCCGCGCTGGTCCTGGTGCCACTGCTGGCCGTGACGGTCGAGGGCGTGCACCTCGACGCCACGGGCTGGGTCCGGATCTTCGCCGGCGTCTGGCTCGGCACGATCCCGCTGGTGCTGCTCGGGCTGCTGCTCGGCCAGTTCGGCACGCCGGACTCGATGCAGCCGATCACCATGATCGTGACGCTGGGCATGGGTTTCCTCGGCGGCCTGTGGATCCCGCTCGAGACGATGCCGGGCTGGATGCACGACGTCGCCCAGCTGATGCCGACGTACTGGGTGCTGCAGGTGGCGCGGCCCGCGGTGACCGGCGACGTGGTGGTGTCCCTGCCGGCCGCGGCCGGCGTGCTCGGAGCGTGGACAGTCGTGCTCGGAGTGCTCGTGAT
Coding sequences within:
- a CDS encoding ABC transporter permease, with the translated sequence MNAAYLLTEIRRNFRAPRFLIFVVAFPVLMFLLQANVFTKADAPDHAAVAAVIMINMMTFGTFAAATNSGARLALERAAGWQRQLRLTPLTGSGYLAGKGVSGMLVGLPALVLVPLLAVTVEGVHLDATGWVRIFAGVWLGTIPLVLLGLLLGQFGTPDSMQPITMIVTLGMGFLGGLWIPLETMPGWMHDVAQLMPTYWVLQVARPAVTGDVVVSLPAAAGVLGAWTVVLGVLVIRRYRKDSARV